The Streptomyces achromogenes genome window below encodes:
- a CDS encoding MOSC N-terminal beta barrel domain-containing protein, whose product MTSARSTRPGVVDRLLRYPVKSMLGEEIPAADVTERGLAHDRRRALVDKETGRVASAKQPRLWHRLLTMTATAGTSAVRITTWAGEELRSTDPGVDDAQSEIVGRPVVITDTPPHEATLDRADPEDVLRRDGVGQPVGAHTGRIAVASPREPSSTSRPST is encoded by the coding sequence ATGACATCGGCGCGATCGACGCGACCGGGAGTGGTCGACCGGCTCCTGCGCTATCCGGTGAAGTCGATGCTCGGGGAGGAGATCCCCGCGGCCGACGTCACCGAACGGGGTCTCGCCCACGACCGCAGGCGGGCCCTGGTCGACAAGGAGACCGGCAGGGTCGCCAGCGCCAAGCAACCCCGCCTGTGGCATCGTCTGCTCACCATGACCGCGACGGCCGGGACTTCCGCGGTACGCATCACCACGTGGGCCGGCGAGGAACTGCGCTCGACGGACCCGGGGGTCGACGATGCGCAGTCGGAGATCGTCGGCCGCCCGGTCGTGATCACCGACACCCCGCCGCACGAGGCGACCCTGGACCGTGCCGACCCCGAGGACGTACTGCGCCGCGACGGCGTGGGGCAGCCGGTCGGCGCGCACACCGGTCGCATCGCCGTCGCGTCCCCCAGGGAACCTTCTTCGACTTCGCGCCCGTCCACCTGA
- a CDS encoding MOSC domain-containing protein yields the protein MTTSTIARIAELAPHGDAQAERYRPDLVIRTPHAPGFTEDDWLDRTLRIGPDLALRVIARTPRCAIPTLAHGSLPTDTTALRVLAEHHRVTPMASMGALPCAGVYAQVLRPGRIVLGDAVHWS from the coding sequence ATGACGACGTCGACGATCGCCCGGATCGCGGAACTCGCCCCCCACGGCGACGCCCAGGCGGAGCGCTACCGCCCCGACCTCGTGATTCGTACGCCTCACGCGCCGGGCTTCACCGAGGACGACTGGCTCGACCGAACCCTGCGCATCGGCCCCGACCTCGCCCTGCGTGTCATCGCGCGCACACCGCGCTGCGCCATCCCCACGCTGGCCCACGGCTCCCTGCCGACGGACACGACCGCTCTGCGCGTCCTGGCCGAGCACCACCGGGTCACCCCCATGGCGTCGATGGGGGCACTGCCCTGCGCCGGCGTGTACGCCCAGGTACTGCGCCCCGGCCGGATCGTGCTTGGGGACGCCGTCCACTGGTCCTGA
- a CDS encoding GtrA family protein encodes METAQSGRRTASGAFASFARFVLCGGGVGVASSFAVAALASWTPWVLANALTTAVSTLLATELHARFTFGAGGHATRRQHAQSAGSAAAAYAVTCVAMFVLRQLVATPGAVLEQVVYLSATGLAGVARFAVLRLVVFARNRSEAAAPASGGSRVADAAGAARPVHPATTRGTAPTDPATLCRAA; translated from the coding sequence GTGGAAACGGCGCAGAGCGGGCGGCGGACGGCGTCCGGCGCCTTCGCCTCTTTCGCCCGCTTCGTGCTCTGCGGCGGGGGAGTGGGGGTCGCCTCGAGCTTCGCAGTGGCGGCGCTCGCCTCCTGGACGCCCTGGGTCCTGGCCAACGCCCTGACCACCGCGGTCTCCACGCTCCTCGCCACCGAGCTGCACGCCCGTTTCACCTTCGGCGCGGGCGGACACGCCACCAGGCGCCAGCACGCGCAGTCGGCCGGGTCCGCGGCGGCCGCGTACGCCGTGACCTGTGTGGCGATGTTCGTTCTGCGGCAGCTGGTGGCGACGCCCGGTGCGGTGCTCGAACAGGTCGTGTACCTGTCCGCCACGGGTCTTGCCGGCGTCGCGCGGTTCGCGGTGCTCCGCCTCGTGGTCTTCGCCCGCAACCGCTCGGAGGCGGCGGCCCCCGCGAGCGGCGGCTCGCGGGTCGCCGACGCCGCCGGCGCGGCCCGTCCCGTCCACCCGGCAACGACCCGCGGCACGGCCCCGACCGACCCGGCGACGCTCTGCCGCGCAGCCTGA
- a CDS encoding NlpC/P60 family protein has protein sequence MRRQRQRDRHRHGTPHDRFRPLRLLLAAAVAAACLALPTAAPATAAPSAPAAPAADTCAPLKAGASIAAEDAVKVACRYVGWMYAWGGGHAGGLPGPSQGMLDETDLDSINDPTYWSFDCIGLVRWAWYKATRQDIISERTTQSTWQNPGYAHTRFTKAQGEAPLLPGDIMYFGEDLSHVALYLGNGKRLESPESGQVVRVSDIPWAGYRGSLRPEVSGVFPVWEYDGLGKQVKTWGQPNLRNDSTTGSDINWTIDNGISVAVRALCQRVGERATVDGMVNNVWTYLPDYRSWISNLFIQGPAITPGVPSCGEYSRIGGTLDGASSNTSCGDGTPPESAGAWTAKSATVFGRTVELRYNGTTACAWGRITGGTIGDEIWVDRSNDGGDHWEPMLGYTTVTSGGDAYTTQWNDNGVVMRACGTNGKGGSIVCTGWY, from the coding sequence ATGAGAAGACAGAGACAACGCGACCGCCACCGCCACGGGACACCGCACGACCGCTTCCGACCGCTGCGGCTGCTGCTCGCCGCCGCCGTCGCCGCGGCCTGCCTGGCTCTGCCGACCGCGGCACCGGCGACCGCCGCGCCTTCCGCACCGGCCGCACCGGCCGCCGACACCTGTGCGCCGCTGAAGGCGGGAGCGAGCATCGCCGCCGAAGACGCCGTCAAAGTCGCCTGCCGCTACGTCGGTTGGATGTACGCCTGGGGCGGCGGCCACGCCGGGGGCCTGCCCGGTCCCAGCCAGGGCATGCTGGACGAGACCGACCTTGATTCCATCAACGATCCGACGTACTGGAGCTTCGACTGCATCGGCCTCGTGCGCTGGGCCTGGTACAAGGCCACCCGTCAGGACATCATCAGCGAGCGCACCACGCAGTCCACCTGGCAGAACCCGGGCTACGCACACACCAGGTTCACCAAGGCGCAGGGCGAGGCCCCGCTGCTGCCCGGTGACATCATGTACTTCGGCGAGGACCTCTCGCACGTCGCCCTCTACCTCGGTAACGGCAAGAGGCTCGAATCGCCCGAGTCGGGCCAGGTCGTCAGGGTCTCCGACATCCCCTGGGCCGGCTACCGGGGTTCGCTGCGGCCCGAGGTCTCGGGCGTCTTCCCGGTGTGGGAGTACGACGGTCTCGGCAAGCAGGTGAAGACATGGGGCCAGCCGAACCTGCGCAACGACTCCACCACCGGCAGCGACATCAACTGGACCATCGACAACGGCATCTCCGTCGCCGTGCGGGCGCTGTGCCAGCGCGTCGGGGAACGGGCCACCGTGGACGGCATGGTCAACAACGTCTGGACCTATCTGCCGGACTACCGCAGCTGGATCAGCAACCTCTTCATCCAGGGCCCGGCGATCACACCTGGTGTGCCGTCGTGCGGGGAGTACTCGAGAATCGGCGGCACGTTGGACGGCGCTTCCTCCAACACCTCCTGCGGTGACGGCACCCCACCCGAATCCGCCGGTGCGTGGACGGCCAAGTCCGCCACCGTGTTCGGCCGCACGGTCGAGCTGCGCTACAACGGCACGACCGCGTGCGCCTGGGGCCGTATCACCGGCGGCACGATCGGCGACGAGATCTGGGTCGACCGCAGTAACGACGGCGGGGACCACTGGGAGCCGATGCTCGGCTACACGACCGTCACCTCGGGCGGCGACGCGTACACCACCCAGTGGAACGACAACGGCGTCGTGATGCGCGCCTGCGGGACCAACGGCAAGGGCGGCTCCATCGTCTGCACGGGCTGGTACTGA
- a CDS encoding SGNH/GDSL hydrolase family protein yields the protein MRHDVRTGRTARRGRKGVTLLAALGSCALVAASAAPVAAHGGGAPTRYVALGDSYTSAPLVPRQVDAYCARSDHNYPSVVAGRLRAAVLKDVSCGGATTEHMWKPQGVKSPQLDAVGRNSDIVSVQIGGNDIGFGSIIGTCAQLAPQDPTGNPCQRHYSASGVDELTVAIARTGPKVARVLRAVHDRAPHARVLVVGYPDLLPDDGSGCAPSVPFATRDFPYLRDTGKRLNLMLRLVARWSGAEYVDTYGPTVGHDMCKPAAQRWIEPLQPASPAAPAHPNAKGEEAMAGAVFERLSHRHGGR from the coding sequence ATGCGGCACGACGTGCGTACGGGGAGAACGGCCCGCCGGGGCAGAAAGGGCGTCACCTTGCTTGCGGCGCTGGGCAGTTGCGCCCTGGTGGCCGCCTCCGCGGCACCCGTCGCGGCGCACGGCGGGGGAGCACCGACGAGGTACGTCGCGCTCGGAGACTCCTACACCTCCGCCCCCCTCGTTCCCCGGCAGGTGGACGCCTACTGCGCCCGCTCCGATCACAACTACCCCTCCGTCGTGGCGGGTCGGCTGCGAGCGGCCGTCCTGAAGGACGTCAGCTGTGGCGGGGCCACGACCGAGCACATGTGGAAGCCGCAGGGAGTCAAGAGCCCTCAGCTCGACGCGGTGGGCCGCAACAGCGACATCGTCTCCGTCCAGATCGGCGGCAACGACATCGGCTTCGGCTCCATCATCGGGACCTGCGCCCAGTTGGCCCCGCAGGACCCCACCGGCAACCCGTGCCAGCGCCACTACAGCGCCTCCGGCGTGGACGAGCTCACCGTGGCGATCGCCAGGACCGGTCCGAAGGTCGCCCGGGTGCTGCGGGCCGTGCACGACAGGGCGCCGCACGCGCGCGTCCTCGTCGTCGGCTACCCGGACCTGCTGCCCGACGACGGCAGCGGCTGCGCACCGTCGGTGCCGTTCGCGACGCGCGACTTCCCCTACCTGCGGGACACCGGCAAGCGCCTCAACCTGATGCTGCGTCTGGTGGCGCGCTGGAGCGGCGCGGAGTACGTCGACACCTACGGTCCGACCGTCGGCCACGACATGTGCAAGCCCGCCGCCCAGCGGTGGATCGAACCCCTGCAGCCGGCCTCGCCCGCCGCGCCCGCACATCCCAACGCCAAGGGTGAGGAGGCCATGGCGGGGGCGGTGTTCGAGCGCCTGTCGCACCGGCACGGGGGCCGCTGA
- a CDS encoding alpha/beta fold hydrolase, with product MSSFTQRSARFGRRSARFARRLLLAAAAVAALVVVFLGALVLTDGAGSGLAAWLTTLGIGAAGALWRGRRRARTARLAAFLPLAVAAALTASVCIPTVPTSRQYPPALPFVAAQYWSLSTGSRVAVYHHPPANTGTRRTVPLVYLHGGPVRGISVLDHRFLQLLARQGYDVYAYEQAGGGRSDLLPMDQYTISRSVRDLAAFVDRLGKGKADILGFSSGAVVLTRALADPGVAARLNRAVIAEPGPMDGPTARVSGHKGRPSARGLAPAVPGPRSTRIPRYAVAFGLMRLGLLTPGTGLIGQAEGDNAFTAADLGGDTASAYCARDARRIPQEDTPQNFSFSPAASLRVQETIKDSPSVAPELRRSRVPAMLMIAECSSQIRQWATAVLRDDPAIRRTQFMRGVGHRMWNGLDDNNDRAAAVITAFLEGGPAPLPDHPTRDEIPGFLRDRE from the coding sequence TTGTCTTCGTTCACCCAGCGCTCCGCTCGCTTCGGCCGGCGCTCTGCCCGCTTCGCCCGGCGCTTACTCCTGGCCGCGGCAGCCGTCGCGGCACTGGTCGTCGTCTTCCTCGGCGCACTCGTCCTGACCGACGGGGCAGGCTCAGGACTCGCCGCATGGTTGACGACCCTGGGGATCGGGGCGGCCGGGGCCCTGTGGCGGGGGCGGCGTCGCGCCCGGACCGCACGCCTCGCGGCGTTCCTGCCGTTGGCCGTCGCGGCGGCGTTGACGGCCTCGGTCTGCATCCCCACCGTGCCCACGTCCCGGCAGTACCCACCCGCCCTGCCGTTCGTCGCCGCACAGTACTGGAGCCTGAGCACCGGCAGCAGGGTCGCGGTGTATCACCACCCGCCCGCGAACACCGGCACCCGACGCACCGTTCCGCTCGTGTACCTCCACGGCGGCCCCGTTCGCGGCATCTCGGTTCTCGACCACCGATTCCTGCAACTCCTGGCGCGACAGGGGTACGACGTCTACGCCTACGAACAGGCCGGCGGCGGACGAAGCGACCTCCTGCCCATGGACCAGTACACGATTTCCAGGTCGGTCCGCGACCTCGCCGCTTTCGTCGACCGACTGGGAAAGGGCAAGGCCGACATCCTCGGATTCTCCTCGGGCGCGGTCGTCCTTACGCGAGCGCTGGCCGACCCCGGCGTCGCCGCACGCCTGAACCGGGCGGTCATCGCCGAGCCCGGGCCGATGGACGGTCCCACCGCGCGCGTCAGCGGGCACAAGGGCCGGCCGTCCGCGCGTGGCCTCGCACCGGCCGTGCCCGGACCGCGGTCGACGCGCATCCCGCGGTACGCCGTCGCCTTCGGCCTCATGCGACTCGGACTGCTCACCCCCGGGACGGGACTGATCGGACAGGCCGAAGGCGACAACGCGTTCACCGCGGCCGATCTCGGCGGCGACACCGCATCCGCCTACTGCGCACGCGACGCGCGGCGCATCCCGCAGGAGGACACCCCGCAGAACTTCTCCTTCAGCCCCGCCGCGAGCCTCCGCGTCCAAGAAACGATCAAGGACTCACCGTCCGTCGCCCCGGAACTGAGGCGCTCCCGGGTCCCCGCGATGCTGATGATCGCCGAATGCTCCTCCCAGATCCGCCAGTGGGCCACCGCCGTCCTTCGCGACGATCCCGCCATCCGGCGCACCCAGTTCATGCGCGGAGTCGGACACCGCATGTGGAACGGCCTGGACGACAACAACGACCGGGCCGCCGCCGTCATCACCGCGTTCCTCGAGGGCGGGCCCGCACCGCTGCCCGACCACCCGACCCGAGACGAGATCCCCGGCTTCCTGCGCGATCGCGAGTGA
- a CDS encoding TetR-like C-terminal domain-containing protein, with translation MGRPRTNDTTVKERLVECTTELLATRPQESVTVRAVAAAAGTSTAAVYSLFGDKEGLIAAVRDRAVAGLFQAVTAVPASQNALTDIYALAAAYRRWGREHSYLYATLFGGVQSFEPSGTVGTGDPVRPLIAAIDRAVAASVLEGEATSIAVSLWVTLHGVVTLELAGALVGPTADVTFRSTIHAALRGWSTPAVFVSLRNGDLAP, from the coding sequence ATGGGTAGGCCGAGAACGAACGACACGACCGTCAAAGAGCGGCTGGTGGAGTGCACGACCGAGCTGCTGGCGACTCGCCCCCAGGAGTCGGTCACCGTCCGCGCCGTGGCCGCGGCCGCGGGGACGTCGACGGCGGCGGTCTACTCCCTGTTCGGCGACAAGGAAGGTCTGATCGCGGCGGTGCGCGACAGAGCCGTCGCCGGCCTGTTCCAGGCCGTGACGGCGGTGCCGGCCTCCCAGAACGCCCTCACCGACATCTACGCACTGGCCGCCGCGTACAGACGCTGGGGCCGGGAACACAGTTACCTGTACGCGACGCTGTTCGGCGGCGTGCAGTCTTTCGAGCCGTCCGGGACGGTCGGCACGGGCGACCCTGTCCGGCCGCTCATCGCGGCCATCGATCGCGCCGTGGCCGCGTCCGTCCTCGAGGGTGAAGCGACGTCGATCGCCGTCTCCCTCTGGGTGACCCTCCACGGAGTGGTGACACTCGAACTCGCCGGGGCCCTCGTCGGCCCCACCGCGGACGTCACGTTCCGGTCGACGATCCACGCCGCGCTGCGCGGCTGGTCGACTCCCGCGGTCTTCGTCAGCCTTCGGAACGGCGACCTCGCCCCTTGA
- the infA gene encoding translation initiation factor IF-1 codes for MTRNKNVIEVEGRIVECLRSAMFTVELDNGHQVLAHISGKIRKNYIKILLEDRVLVELPPYDLTRGRIVFRYRNQ; via the coding sequence ATGACCAGGAACAAGAACGTCATCGAGGTCGAGGGCCGGATCGTCGAGTGCCTTCGCAGCGCCATGTTCACCGTGGAGCTGGACAACGGCCACCAGGTCCTCGCGCACATCAGCGGGAAGATCCGCAAGAACTACATCAAGATCCTGCTGGAGGACCGGGTCCTGGTGGAACTCCCGCCCTACGACCTGACACGCGGCCGGATCGTGTTCCGGTACCGGAACCAGTAG
- a CDS encoding GNAT family N-acetyltransferase, protein MNTKPFTSAPGENAVMITRVAERQWHALDDDLVVGRGHAGHRPDGRLFVSIDAWHGAVFDRLAEAMVAKLPAPLYTVVDEADSELTAGWRRAGFTIRRREWEYVVPTDPRVTGLEAVLPPPGVTIVPAGQADERLLREVDRAIRDEVEATVGWQSMPAEVVTRPEGDTVGDPSKYAVAAARDRYLGLIRVVTAIRPRIGLIAVRAGERRRGIARALLAHALGTQHRSGFAAAWTEVHESNQAAQALFEGVGGQPMSSNLELVR, encoded by the coding sequence ATGAACACAAAGCCTTTCACATCTGCCCCGGGCGAGAACGCGGTGATGATCACACGCGTCGCGGAACGGCAATGGCATGCCCTGGATGACGACCTGGTGGTCGGCCGCGGGCATGCGGGGCACAGGCCCGACGGACGCCTGTTCGTCAGCATCGACGCCTGGCACGGCGCCGTCTTCGACCGGCTCGCCGAGGCGATGGTGGCGAAGCTGCCGGCGCCGCTGTACACGGTGGTCGACGAGGCCGACAGCGAGCTGACGGCCGGCTGGCGGCGCGCCGGGTTCACGATCCGCCGCCGCGAGTGGGAGTACGTCGTGCCGACCGATCCGCGGGTCACAGGGCTCGAGGCGGTCCTGCCGCCTCCGGGCGTGACGATCGTGCCCGCCGGGCAGGCGGACGAGCGTCTGCTGCGGGAGGTGGACCGGGCGATCCGTGACGAAGTCGAGGCGACCGTCGGGTGGCAGTCGATGCCCGCGGAGGTCGTCACCCGCCCCGAGGGCGACACCGTCGGCGACCCGTCGAAGTACGCGGTGGCCGCGGCGCGGGACCGCTACCTGGGTCTGATCCGGGTGGTGACGGCGATCCGGCCACGCATCGGGCTGATCGCGGTCCGGGCCGGCGAGCGGCGCCGCGGCATCGCGCGGGCGCTGCTGGCCCACGCGCTGGGGACGCAGCACCGATCCGGCTTCGCCGCGGCCTGGACCGAGGTCCACGAGTCCAACCAGGCAGCCCAGGCGTTGTTCGAGGGCGTCGGCGGGCAACCGATGAGCAGCAACCTGGAGTTGGTGCGATGA
- a CDS encoding L,D-transpeptidase, whose amino-acid sequence MGRRKGGIGIALVTGVMLVGASACGGGGDKASGGDAKAPGGASASSSPSPKKPAGPPMLLETITPQTGTTVGVAMPISVVFTNPVAAKARATVEKHMKVSTSQPVVGAWHWFGDKRADWRPKTYWPSGTTVEIDADMNGVGNGNGRFGVRSYTHTFKIGDDVRADVSVTGHTMKVTRNGSTLRNLSINAGSAQYPTWNGTMAVIDKQEKVHMTSCSVGISCDKGSSDYYDLTLPWDVHLTQSGTYVHYSTGDPNPGGGSARGSHGCVHLSLSDAKWFYDQVKQGDPVTITGSPRAKASADNGYADFNLGWDQWLAGSASGEGTTVVRAAATAPAASSAPSANGA is encoded by the coding sequence GTGGGACGGCGCAAGGGCGGCATAGGGATCGCACTGGTCACGGGTGTGATGCTGGTGGGCGCGAGCGCCTGCGGCGGGGGCGGCGACAAGGCGAGCGGAGGCGACGCGAAGGCGCCGGGAGGCGCGAGCGCCAGTTCCTCGCCCTCGCCGAAGAAGCCCGCGGGCCCGCCGATGCTGCTGGAGACGATCACCCCGCAGACGGGAACCACGGTCGGCGTCGCCATGCCCATCTCGGTCGTCTTCACGAATCCGGTGGCGGCCAAGGCACGGGCCACGGTCGAGAAGCACATGAAGGTCAGCACCTCGCAACCGGTGGTCGGCGCCTGGCACTGGTTCGGCGACAAGCGCGCCGACTGGCGCCCGAAGACGTACTGGCCCTCCGGTACGACAGTGGAGATCGACGCCGACATGAACGGCGTCGGCAACGGCAACGGGCGCTTCGGCGTGCGCAGTTACACGCACACCTTCAAGATCGGTGACGACGTGCGCGCGGACGTCTCGGTGACCGGCCACACCATGAAGGTGACCCGCAACGGCAGCACGCTGCGCAACCTGTCGATCAACGCGGGCAGCGCCCAGTACCCGACGTGGAACGGCACGATGGCCGTCATCGACAAGCAGGAGAAGGTCCACATGACCTCCTGCAGCGTCGGTATCAGCTGCGACAAGGGGAGCTCCGACTACTACGACCTGACGCTGCCCTGGGACGTCCATCTGACCCAGTCCGGCACCTACGTGCACTACTCGACCGGCGACCCGAATCCGGGCGGTGGGAGCGCCCGTGGCTCGCACGGCTGCGTCCACCTGTCCCTCTCGGACGCCAAGTGGTTCTACGACCAGGTCAAGCAGGGTGATCCGGTCACCATCACCGGATCCCCGCGCGCCAAGGCGTCGGCCGACAACGGTTACGCCGACTTCAATCTGGGATGGGACCAGTGGCTCGCCGGCAGCGCCTCCGGAGAGGGGACGACCGTGGTGCGTGCTGCCGCGACCGCCCCTGCCGCCTCCTCCGCGCCGAGCGCCAACGGCGCCTGA
- a CDS encoding class I SAM-dependent methyltransferase, translating to MSSQDDRWAKLTGGQAGEEYARRFARLAESGQDVHGEAAFCDALLEPAARVLDAGCGTGRIAIRLAQLGYRCTGVDVDRSMLAVARRDAPAQEWLHGDLAHLDGLGLEPGFDLALAAGNVVPLLAPGTEPAVVRQLAAVLRPGALLITGMGLDARHLPLPEPTVTLEEFDDWCTQAGLTLRQRFATWSGDPYRPGGGYAVSVHARPVD from the coding sequence ATGAGCAGCCAGGACGACCGTTGGGCGAAGCTGACAGGCGGGCAGGCCGGGGAGGAGTACGCCCGGCGGTTCGCGCGGTTGGCCGAATCGGGGCAGGACGTCCACGGCGAGGCCGCCTTCTGCGACGCGTTGCTGGAGCCTGCCGCCCGCGTACTCGACGCCGGGTGCGGCACCGGGCGTATCGCGATCCGGCTGGCCCAACTGGGCTACCGCTGCACGGGCGTGGACGTCGACCGCTCGATGCTCGCCGTCGCCCGCCGCGACGCCCCCGCACAGGAATGGCTCCACGGTGACCTGGCGCACCTGGACGGCCTCGGCCTGGAACCCGGCTTCGATCTGGCGCTCGCCGCCGGAAACGTCGTCCCGTTGCTGGCCCCCGGTACCGAACCGGCTGTCGTGCGGCAGCTTGCCGCCGTCCTGCGTCCCGGCGCACTGCTGATCACCGGCATGGGGCTGGACGCGCGCCACCTGCCGCTGCCGGAACCGACGGTGACGCTGGAGGAGTTCGACGACTGGTGCACGCAGGCCGGACTGACGCTGCGCCAGCGCTTCGCCACCTGGTCCGGTGACCCCTACCGTCCGGGCGGCGGCTACGCCGTCAGCGTGCACGCCCGCCCCGTCGACTGA
- a CDS encoding VOC family protein has translation MSTINQFQVTFDCAEPERLARFWCEVLGYVVPPPPEGFATWDDFKRSQPSEQQDSWFACIDPSGVGPRLFFQRVPEGKAVKNRVHLDVRVGTGLVGEERLAALEAERARLEPLGAVHVQTLYDGNDACIPMLDIEGNEFCID, from the coding sequence ATGTCGACGATCAATCAGTTCCAAGTCACCTTTGACTGCGCGGAACCCGAGCGCCTCGCTCGCTTCTGGTGCGAGGTGCTGGGGTACGTCGTACCGCCGCCACCGGAGGGGTTTGCGACTTGGGACGATTTCAAGCGTTCGCAGCCCTCTGAGCAGCAGGATTCATGGTTTGCCTGTATAGATCCCTCAGGGGTGGGCCCGCGACTGTTCTTCCAGCGCGTCCCCGAGGGGAAGGCTGTCAAGAACCGGGTGCATCTTGATGTACGGGTCGGCACCGGTCTCGTGGGTGAAGAGCGCCTCGCCGCACTTGAGGCTGAACGCGCGCGCCTGGAGCCGCTTGGTGCAGTACACGTGCAGACGTTGTACGACGGCAATGATGCCTGCATCCCGATGCTGGACATCGAGGGCAACGAGTTCTGCATCGACTGA
- a CDS encoding DUF6223 family protein, with protein MSASAALMAAAEGGIIGDGRTGANLALGAGAFGLAVGWLALARAGRRIGTGNARAGGMAAIVVGTVGTVLAVLHLATVSGGPGTGNGLVGAVVAAPLGVGAVLLGRQALARCRRAPDPEGGDADGRHRSPEDHRGQGEGEGPQVDRLFL; from the coding sequence ATGAGCGCTTCAGCAGCCCTGATGGCGGCCGCCGAGGGCGGGATCATCGGCGACGGGCGGACAGGGGCCAACCTGGCCCTCGGAGCGGGGGCGTTCGGGCTGGCCGTCGGCTGGCTGGCGCTGGCCCGTGCCGGCCGCCGGATCGGCACCGGCAACGCGCGCGCCGGCGGGATGGCGGCCATCGTGGTGGGAACGGTCGGCACGGTTCTCGCAGTGCTGCACCTTGCCACCGTCAGCGGCGGTCCCGGCACCGGCAACGGACTCGTCGGCGCTGTCGTGGCCGCCCCGCTGGGGGTGGGCGCCGTACTCCTCGGCCGCCAGGCCCTGGCCCGCTGCCGCCGCGCGCCCGACCCCGAAGGGGGCGATGCCGACGGGCGGCACCGCAGCCCCGAAGACCATCGAGGACAGGGGGAGGGCGAAGGCCCGCAGGTCGATCGTCTCTTTCTCTAG
- a CDS encoding sensor histidine kinase, translating to MDKGRFAVPAGVTDWATALGVAALLLSAGLSGSHPSGGRELLGSALLAAGGLALAARRRAPLVVLTVTGLCAVGYLGAGFEALAVSYLVAVYGAVRAGHRAVTLAASVGLVAVLHLTALVVRDGPPREVVTQARNTLELAWLIAAFAAGEAVRQAERRAEEAERTREETARRRADEERLRIARELHDSLTHQISVIKVQSEVAVHVARRRGEQVPEALLAIQEAGREASRELRATLEALRDDETTPPHGLDQIPSLVKRFRTTGLETTLTIEGHPHAVPAAVSRTAYRIVQESLTNVARHTAATTASVIIDYRPDALAVRVDDNGKASSHPAPTSGLGLLGMRERVTALGGRLRTGPRGAGGFTVQAELPTSEAS from the coding sequence ATGGACAAAGGACGGTTCGCTGTCCCGGCCGGGGTCACCGACTGGGCAACCGCCCTGGGCGTGGCGGCACTGCTGCTGAGCGCCGGGCTGTCCGGGTCACACCCGTCGGGAGGGCGCGAGCTGCTCGGCTCCGCGCTGCTGGCGGCCGGCGGGCTGGCGCTGGCCGCGCGCCGCCGGGCACCGCTGGTGGTCCTGACCGTCACCGGACTGTGCGCGGTGGGCTACCTGGGGGCCGGGTTCGAGGCGCTCGCCGTCTCATACCTGGTCGCTGTCTACGGCGCGGTACGCGCCGGGCACCGCGCCGTCACACTGGCTGCCTCCGTGGGCCTGGTGGCCGTGCTCCACCTCACGGCCCTGGTCGTTCGTGACGGGCCCCCGCGCGAGGTCGTGACGCAGGCCCGGAACACCCTTGAGCTCGCCTGGCTGATCGCCGCCTTCGCCGCCGGGGAGGCGGTGCGGCAGGCCGAACGGCGGGCGGAGGAAGCCGAACGCACCCGCGAGGAGACCGCACGCCGCCGGGCAGACGAGGAGCGGCTGCGCATCGCGCGGGAGCTGCACGACTCGCTCACCCACCAGATCTCGGTCATCAAGGTGCAGTCCGAGGTCGCCGTCCATGTGGCTCGGCGCCGCGGCGAGCAGGTGCCGGAGGCCCTGCTCGCGATCCAGGAAGCCGGCCGGGAGGCGAGCCGGGAGCTGCGTGCGACCCTTGAGGCGCTGCGCGACGACGAGACCACCCCGCCGCACGGTCTCGACCAGATCCCCAGCCTGGTGAAACGGTTCCGGACGACCGGCCTGGAGACGACGCTGACGATAGAAGGACATCCGCACGCCGTGCCGGCGGCGGTGAGCCGTACCGCTTACCGAATCGTTCAGGAGTCGCTCACCAACGTCGCCCGGCACACCGCGGCAACCACCGCTTCAGTGATCATCGACTACCGGCCGGACGCCCTCGCCGTCCGCGTCGACGACAACGGGAAGGCCTCCTCCCACCCCGCGCCGACGTCCGGGCTCGGGCTGCTCGGTATGCGCGAACGCGTCACGGCCCTCGGCGGCCGCCTGCGCACCGGGCCGCGCGGCGCGGGCGGCTTCACCGTCCAGGCCGAACTCCCCACGAGCGAAGCCTCGTGA